GCCTGAGCGACGTCCCTGCCGGCGGGTCCTCCTTCGCGATCCCGGTCCCACGACCCCCCATTGGTACTTCACAAAAACAGAGTAAAGTGCTTATAAGTAAATGTTGCAAAGTAAAAATGGACAAAGTTGCAAAACCCGTTGCTGGCTTGAACCGACCCGTCATAGGTCCTTGCATCTAATAACGGATGCAGATCTTTTAGAACGACATCCAAGGTGACCCTCCGAAGTACCTCCAGATGGTCTTGAAGCAGCAAGCACATCAGCTCCGTTTCCTGCTGATTCCTTCACACTTTCGTTTCAAAAGATCTGCACCCGGTGACGTTGGTAAAGGTCCTGAAATCGATTGATTTCGGCCTGGTTTATGGTATGCTTATTTTCGATTTGAGCTGCCTGGAATTGGGCGACGTCTGTGCTTCATAGCGGCAGGTGAGCTTGGGCCTTAGCCAAAGTACGGGAGATAATAAGCTATACTATCACTGAATTTTTGGAGGTAAGTTCATGGTTACTGCGGAATCACTTGAAAAAGCGGTGGAACAACTGTCCCCGGCTGAACTAGCCAAGTTCCGTCGTTGGTTTTTACAATTTGATGCAGATGCCTGGGATGCGCAGATTGAAGCGGATGCCGCCGCTGGAAAACTAGACACACTCGCTGACGAAGCACTCGCTGAATATCATAGTGGTCAGGTACACGAGATTTGAAACATTTCACTTCGCGCCGGTTCTGGCAATGTTTTGATGCGCTACCCACACAAATTCAGGAGCTTGCACGCCGTAATTATGCTTTACTCAAGCATAATCCGGCACATCCATCGCTTCACTTTAAGTCTGTCTGTTCCGGACGTTTCAGAAGTATTCGCGTAGGGCTGCATTATCGGGCGCTTGGCGTACCCGTTCCTGATGGTGTTCAGTGGTTCTGGATCGGAAGCCACGATGAGTATGATCAGCTTATTGGCTAACGAATGGGTGCAGATCTTTTAGAACGACATCCAGAGTGACCCTTCGAAGTACATCCAGATGGCCTTGAACCAGCAAGCGCATCAGCTCCGTTTCCTGCTGATTCCTTCACACTTTCGCTTCAAAAGATCTGCACCCAGCCGCTTTTCAGGAGCTGCGTGGCGTAGGAATGCCGGAATGTGTGGCACGTTGCGCGTTTGGCCAGCCCCGCCTTTCTTACCGCACCGTTGACCGCCTTCCGGATGATCGATTCGTGAACGTGAGAGAATCACTTTGTCTCCCACACCCTGTAGTGTGGCTCGTATATGACTACTCATAGCGGCTCCGCCCCTTCGCTCAAGACGGCCAGAAACTTCTGGTACGCAAAGACGCGGTTGCGGCGCTGGCCGGTGACTTCGCGGACAATGCCCAGATCCTCCAGCATCCGCAAGGATTTGGCGGCGGCGGGAAACGAAAGCCCTGTGCGTTTACGTACCTGATTGACTGTGACCAATGGCCGTTCACAAAGCACCCGAAAAACTCGTAAGGTCGTGGACGCTCTGCGTTGGGATTGCTGGATGCTTCGCTCGTCCTGCTGGAAAAGCCCGAGCAAACGTTTTGCGGTCTGGACAGCGTTTGTGGCCGTCTGTTCGACCCCTTCCAGAAAGAAATCCAGCCAGGCTTCCCAATCGCCCTCCGCGCGCACCAGGTCAAGCAAGCGGTAATATTCAGCGCGATGCTGTTTGAAGTACAGGCTGAGATATAGCAGTGGCTGAGATAGCAGCCGGTCGTGGTGGAGAACGAAGGCGATGAGCAGGCGTCCGATCCGCCCGTTGCCGTCCAGGAAGGGATGAATCGTCTCGAACTGGACATGCGCCAGCGCCGCTTTGACAAGCGCAGGGTATGGATTGCCTTCACCATGGAGGAAACGCTCCAGATGAGCCATACAATCCTCCACGTGGTCAGGCGGAGGAGGGACGAAGGCTGCATTTCCAGGACGGGTGCCGCCGATCCAGTTTTGCGAACGGCGGAATTCGCCTGGAGATTTTGCGCTGCCTCTTCCGCTCTGCAGCAAAATGGCGTGCATCTCCCGGATCAAATGGTTTGAAAGCGGGAATCCTTCTCGCAGTCGCTTGAGCCCGTGGTTGAGCGCTGCCACGTAGCTGGAAACCTCAACCACATCATCAATGGGCACGCCAGGCGCTTCTTCCAGTTCAAAGAGGAGCAACTGAGCCAGAGATGACTGCGTGCCCTCGATTTGCGAAGAGAGCACAGCCTCACGGCGCACGTAGGCGTAGAGAAACAGATCACGCTCGGGCAGGAGCAGGGTCACGCTATCGAGTCGGCCCAGCGCCAGGGTTGCTCGTTCCAGTACCTGCAGGCGTTGCTCGGTTAGTTGCAGCGGAGGGGTCGGCGGCAGGGGATGTGGGACGAACGCCCGGATCGTCTCCCCTGCGATCTGGCTTGTTTCATAGCTTCCGGTCAGGCCGCGGCGCATAGTATAGTTCCTTGTTCATGGTTCGCTAAATAAAGCCAACCATTATTAAACAAAACTATTAAATCATTTAATAACAGGCAAGCTTTATCCCCCATACCCCCGTTCTTCCAGGTTCCGCCAAATCGCCTCATCCAGCTTCTCCGCCTCGGCGTGCTGCTCGCGAATCTGTGCGACGATGCGCTTCATCTTCTCCTTGAACGGCTCGCCATCGTCTGCTTGCGCCTGAGCGCCGACATAATGGTGGATTGCGTTGCCTGTGTTTTGAGGTGCGCCGAGTGTCCCTCGGTCGGCATTGTCCCACATCTCAATCCCTTCGGAGCGTCTGTGTCAAATTTTCCCCGCCCCCCATTGGCACTTCACAAAAACACTGCAAAACGCTTATAAAGACTTACAAAGAAAAATTCCGGACCGACCGGAGCGGTTTTCGGCCTCGGATTTTGCCGTCCGGATGATGAACTATGTGAGGATCCCTGACACCCATGACCCGATCGCCCTTCGACAACGCTTCGCCTTCCCCGTCCTTTCGACGGTCGCGGCACGGCCTGTTTTTAGCCGTCGCCGCGACCCTACTGGTGGCTGCGACGGTAGCCGGCCTTCTGGCTGTGGCCGCTTACGTGGAACTGGACCGTTCCCTGCCCAGCAGCGAATCGCTCAAAGCCTACCGGCCGCCCGTCGTTTCCCGCATGTACGCTTCAGACGGCACGTTGATCGGCGAATTCTATAGGGAACGCCGCTACGTGGTGCCGCTGGAGGAACTCCCCGGCCACCTTATCCAGGCCTTCCTGGCGGCCGAGGACGCCAGGTTTTACGAGCATCAAGGGGTGGACGTCGGGGGCATTTTCCGCGCGGCCCTGAAGAATGTGAAGGCCGGAGAGATTGTCCAGGGGGGCAGCACCATCACTCAGCAGGTGGTGAAAACGCTTCTCCTATCCCCCGAACGCACCTTCACCCGAAAGATCAAGGAAGCCATCCTGGCTTACCGGATCGATCGCTCCCTGACCA
This is a stretch of genomic DNA from Desulfoglaeba alkanexedens ALDC. It encodes these proteins:
- a CDS encoding Fic family protein; its protein translation is MRRGLTGSYETSQIAGETIRAFVPHPLPPTPPLQLTEQRLQVLERATLALGRLDSVTLLLPERDLFLYAYVRREAVLSSQIEGTQSSLAQLLLFELEEAPGVPIDDVVEVSSYVAALNHGLKRLREGFPLSNHLIREMHAILLQSGRGSAKSPGEFRRSQNWIGGTRPGNAAFVPPPPDHVEDCMAHLERFLHGEGNPYPALVKAALAHVQFETIHPFLDGNGRIGRLLIAFVLHHDRLLSQPLLYLSLYFKQHRAEYYRLLDLVRAEGDWEAWLDFFLEGVEQTATNAVQTAKRLLGLFQQDERSIQQSQRRASTTLRVFRVLCERPLVTVNQVRKRTGLSFPAAAKSLRMLEDLGIVREVTGQRRNRVFAYQKFLAVLSEGAEPL